Proteins encoded together in one Kutzneria kofuensis window:
- a CDS encoding TetR/AcrR family transcriptional regulator: protein MDSRDALLQAAAEEFARSGLKGTRIREIVQRSGVNERMIYHHFGSKEGLFRAVVEHEFGGMGQAWHDVLARARELEPYEGIRLAFATLFDIVHSRPLLVPLALQEGLSGWSVRPPLPADELPAELRELHERGVAKGVFRADVAFEVLYATAVMTLMGTPAMAGRIPAVLADRDMGRLRDQMIALLLDGLTGGDR, encoded by the coding sequence ATGGACAGCCGGGACGCGTTGCTGCAGGCCGCCGCCGAGGAGTTCGCCCGCAGCGGGCTGAAGGGCACCCGAATCAGGGAGATCGTGCAGCGCTCGGGCGTGAACGAGCGGATGATCTACCACCATTTCGGCAGCAAGGAGGGGCTGTTCCGGGCGGTCGTCGAGCACGAGTTCGGCGGCATGGGCCAGGCCTGGCACGACGTGCTGGCCCGGGCCCGCGAGCTGGAGCCGTACGAGGGGATCCGGCTGGCGTTCGCCACGCTGTTCGACATCGTGCACAGCCGCCCGCTGCTGGTCCCACTGGCCCTGCAGGAGGGCCTCAGCGGCTGGAGTGTGCGCCCGCCGCTGCCGGCCGACGAACTGCCGGCGGAACTGCGTGAGCTGCACGAACGCGGCGTGGCGAAGGGCGTGTTCCGCGCGGACGTGGCGTTCGAGGTGCTGTACGCGACGGCCGTGATGACGCTGATGGGGACGCCGGCCATGGCCGGGCGGATCCCGGCGGTGCTGGCCGACCGCGACATGGGGCGACTGCGCGACCAGATGATCGCGCTGCTGTTGGACGGACTGACAGGGGGAGACCGATGA
- a CDS encoding FAD-dependent monooxygenase, translating into MTVLVVGAGPTGLALGVDLARRGVPVRVIDKAPEHFPGSRGKGIQDRTLEVLADLGIRDAVLAEGRHTTMRVYVNREFSHQVESGSLITPQWKLEEALRDKLAEHGVKVELNTELLDLDGTTSRGKIDADYIVGCDGGRSTVRKLLGVPFEGVSSDGSQVMLLGDAEVSGLDAGCGHMWTGQGLYALTPFRTVPQWQVQIVSAATATMEPSLESFQRLFDDMVGLPGVKLSNPTWLSTYRVNIRMVRKFRVGNVFLAGDAAHVHPPAGGLGLNTGIQDSYNLGWKLAAVINGEAGDALLDTYELERRPIAEWTLGTSSEGLRKITAAMANGTGAIEAAASPEHKQLGLGYPDSPLSRNLVDWDGPKAGFRAPWQESLRRQDFTLLTFDDVRVLVRPDGYIGVVGGPGDDLSVPTYLMDK; encoded by the coding sequence ATGACGGTGCTGGTGGTGGGCGCGGGCCCGACGGGCCTGGCGCTGGGGGTGGACCTGGCCCGGCGGGGCGTGCCGGTGCGGGTGATCGACAAGGCGCCGGAGCACTTCCCCGGCTCACGGGGCAAGGGAATCCAGGACCGGACCCTGGAAGTGTTGGCGGACCTGGGAATTCGGGACGCGGTGCTGGCCGAGGGCCGGCACACGACCATGCGCGTGTACGTCAACCGCGAATTCTCCCACCAGGTCGAGAGCGGCTCGTTGATCACTCCGCAGTGGAAGCTCGAGGAAGCCCTGCGGGACAAGCTCGCCGAGCACGGCGTGAAGGTGGAGCTGAACACCGAACTGCTCGACCTCGACGGCACGACCAGCCGCGGCAAGATCGACGCGGACTACATCGTCGGCTGCGACGGCGGCCGGAGCACGGTCCGCAAGCTGCTGGGCGTCCCGTTCGAGGGCGTGAGCTCCGACGGCAGCCAGGTGATGCTGCTCGGCGACGCCGAGGTCAGCGGCCTGGACGCCGGCTGCGGGCACATGTGGACCGGGCAGGGCCTCTACGCCCTGACGCCGTTCCGCACGGTCCCGCAGTGGCAGGTGCAGATCGTGTCGGCGGCCACCGCGACCATGGAGCCGTCGCTGGAGTCGTTCCAACGGCTGTTCGACGACATGGTGGGGCTGCCCGGCGTGAAGCTGAGCAACCCGACCTGGCTGTCCACCTACCGTGTGAACATCCGCATGGTGCGGAAGTTCCGTGTCGGCAACGTCTTCCTGGCCGGCGACGCGGCGCACGTGCACCCGCCGGCCGGCGGGCTCGGCCTGAACACGGGCATCCAGGACTCCTACAACCTGGGCTGGAAGCTCGCGGCGGTGATCAACGGCGAGGCCGGCGACGCGCTGCTCGACACCTACGAGCTGGAGCGGCGGCCGATCGCGGAGTGGACGCTGGGCACCAGCTCGGAGGGCCTGCGGAAGATCACCGCGGCGATGGCGAACGGCACCGGCGCGATCGAGGCGGCCGCCAGCCCGGAGCACAAGCAGTTGGGCCTCGGCTACCCGGACAGCCCACTGTCCCGCAACCTCGTCGACTGGGACGGCCCGAAGGCCGGCTTCCGCGCGCCGTGGCAGGAGTCGTTGCGACGGCAGGACTTCACCCTGTTGACCTTCGACGACGTGCGGGTGCTCGTCCGGCCGGACGGCTACATCGGCGTGGTCGGCGGCCCGGGCGACGACCTGAGCGTGCCGACCTACCTAATGGATAAGTAA
- a CDS encoding VanW family protein, with translation MSEENHSQQTIRFGGAASFAPVSGSLEPPSEDGPDRRKLLRRGLIGTGAVVGVLVVLYGLDLLISRGAMPRGTTVAGVEVGGLSRADAEQRLHSALDARLTQPVKVRAGDVDASLDPKQAGLAPDWSATLDQASSQPLNPFVRLTSFFERHDSPFVSTVDDAKLGKALDGLRPKVDRDPVEGSIRFDGTTPNAVTPQSGQKLDAATAKKSIVDKWIGGSAVALPVTSTPAKVSADAVRAAVENYAQPAVSGPVTVKGEGKDATLQPATIAAALGFAPGDDGKLVPKLDRGKVVDALKPQLASTEQPGKDAQVVIEGNTPSVKPSVDGRGVDWDKSLAGLTDLLPHRDNRVITAQYAKQPAKLTTEQANQLGIKEVVGEFTTGGFAADSGVNIRVVAEKVNGAVVKPGETFSLNGYTGPRTAKQGYVEAGIIENGAPGTAVGGGISQFATTLYNASYFAGMADAGHTEHSYYISRYPAAREATVFQNPDGSSVIDLKFTNDGPTGIAIQTIWTPQNITVRLWGTKRYQVESVPGERTNFVDPQPRPGPATNCHPSAGGPGFTATDTRVIKDLAGREVSRHTRKKVYDPAPKITCGG, from the coding sequence GTGTCCGAGGAGAACCACAGCCAGCAGACCATCCGCTTCGGCGGCGCCGCGAGCTTCGCGCCGGTCTCGGGCAGCCTGGAACCGCCGTCAGAGGACGGGCCGGACCGCCGCAAGCTGCTGCGGCGCGGCCTGATCGGGACAGGCGCGGTTGTCGGCGTGCTGGTCGTCCTGTACGGGCTGGACCTGCTGATCTCCCGGGGCGCGATGCCCCGCGGCACCACCGTCGCCGGGGTGGAAGTCGGCGGCTTGAGCCGCGCGGACGCCGAGCAGCGGCTGCATTCCGCGCTCGACGCACGTCTCACGCAGCCGGTGAAGGTCCGGGCCGGCGACGTGGACGCCTCCCTCGACCCCAAGCAGGCCGGGCTCGCCCCGGACTGGTCGGCCACCCTGGACCAGGCGTCGTCCCAGCCCCTCAACCCGTTCGTGCGACTGACGTCCTTCTTCGAGCGGCACGACTCGCCCTTCGTGTCCACTGTGGATGACGCAAAGCTCGGCAAGGCGCTGGACGGGTTGCGGCCCAAGGTGGACCGCGACCCGGTCGAGGGCTCCATTCGCTTCGACGGCACGACCCCGAACGCCGTCACCCCACAGTCCGGGCAGAAGCTGGACGCCGCCACGGCCAAGAAGTCCATTGTGGACAAGTGGATCGGCGGCTCTGCCGTGGCGCTCCCGGTGACGAGCACGCCGGCCAAGGTGAGCGCCGACGCGGTGCGCGCCGCCGTCGAGAACTACGCCCAGCCGGCAGTCTCCGGTCCCGTCACCGTGAAGGGCGAGGGCAAGGACGCCACGCTCCAGCCCGCCACGATCGCCGCCGCGCTCGGGTTCGCCCCCGGTGACGACGGCAAGCTCGTGCCGAAGCTCGACCGCGGCAAGGTTGTCGACGCGCTCAAGCCGCAGCTGGCCAGCACCGAGCAGCCAGGCAAGGACGCCCAGGTCGTGATCGAGGGCAACACGCCCTCCGTGAAGCCCTCGGTCGACGGCCGCGGCGTCGACTGGGACAAGAGCCTGGCCGGCCTCACCGACCTGCTGCCGCACCGCGACAACCGCGTCATCACTGCCCAGTACGCCAAGCAGCCCGCCAAGCTCACCACCGAGCAGGCCAACCAGCTCGGCATCAAGGAAGTCGTCGGCGAGTTCACCACCGGCGGCTTCGCCGCCGATTCCGGCGTCAACATCCGTGTCGTCGCGGAAAAGGTCAACGGCGCGGTCGTCAAGCCGGGGGAGACCTTCAGTCTCAACGGCTACACCGGCCCGCGCACCGCGAAGCAGGGCTACGTCGAGGCCGGCATCATCGAGAACGGCGCCCCGGGCACCGCCGTCGGCGGCGGCATCTCCCAGTTCGCCACCACCCTCTACAACGCCTCCTACTTCGCCGGCATGGCCGACGCCGGGCACACCGAGCACAGCTACTACATCAGTCGCTACCCGGCCGCCCGTGAGGCCACCGTCTTCCAGAACCCCGACGGCAGCAGCGTCATCGATCTCAAGTTCACCAACGACGGGCCCACCGGCATCGCCATCCAGACCATCTGGACTCCCCAGAACATCACGGTCCGTCTCTGGGGCACCAAGCGCTACCAGGTCGAGTCCGTCCCCGGTGAACGCACCAACTTCGTCGACCCGCAGCCCCGCCCCGGCCCCGCCACCAACTGCCACCCCTCCGCCGGCGGGCCCGGCTTCACCGCCACCGACACCCGCGTGATCAAGGACCTGGCCGGCCGCGAGGTCTCCCGCCACACCCGCAAGAAGGTCTACGACCCCGCTCCCAAGATCACCTGCGGCGGCTGA
- a CDS encoding MFS transporter: MTHATQPPRLAGRREWTGLAVLVLPLLLVSMDMTVLYFAIPAISAALAPSGTEQLWIIDMYGFVLAGLLITMGNIGDRIGRRTLLLIGSTVFGLASVAAAFATDPTTLITARAIQGIGGATLMPSTLALVRSMFHDDKQRRSAIAVWSTGLSVGAALGPIVSGVLLQFFPWGSVFLINAPVMVLLLILVPALVPEYRLPRGQAGRFDLASGLLSLAGVLAIIWGLKETAVNGFSALPAAALAAGLALGYVFVRRQKTLSHPMIDPQLFRNRDFGASMTVSVACSFCLIGFGVFTTQYLMEVLRMSTLEAALWTMASPVVVTLVVPFVTIIARTVRPAYIIAAGFLVAAVGFVVMTQLEVARSMVTVMGGAIGIGLGIAIVLTCITDLVVAAAPAERAGAASALLETGQELGGALGIAILGSIGAAVYAVTFDAHTPHDVPAAAVQASRQTLATASTVAHGLPRAQADSLLAVAREAFTSSLHYSAIAGGVVAVGAAVFTIALLRRIKPTPPTPKDNNKTEEKEDKTEVFEAVTA; the protein is encoded by the coding sequence ATGACACACGCCACGCAACCACCCCGCCTCGCCGGCCGACGCGAATGGACCGGCCTGGCCGTCCTCGTCCTGCCACTGCTGCTGGTCTCCATGGACATGACCGTCCTGTACTTCGCCATCCCCGCCATCTCCGCCGCCCTGGCCCCCTCCGGCACCGAACAGCTGTGGATCATCGACATGTACGGCTTCGTCCTGGCCGGCCTGCTGATCACCATGGGCAACATCGGCGACCGCATCGGCCGCCGCACCCTGCTGCTGATCGGCTCCACCGTGTTCGGCCTGGCCTCGGTCGCCGCCGCCTTCGCCACCGACCCCACCACCCTGATCACCGCCCGCGCCATCCAGGGCATCGGCGGCGCCACCCTGATGCCCTCCACCCTGGCCCTGGTGCGCAGCATGTTCCACGACGACAAGCAGCGCCGCTCCGCCATCGCCGTGTGGTCCACCGGCCTGTCCGTCGGCGCCGCCCTGGGCCCGATCGTGTCCGGGGTGCTGCTGCAGTTCTTCCCCTGGGGCTCGGTCTTCCTGATCAACGCCCCCGTCATGGTCCTGCTGCTGATCCTGGTCCCCGCCCTCGTGCCCGAGTACCGCCTGCCCCGCGGCCAAGCCGGCCGCTTCGACCTCGCCTCCGGCCTGCTGTCACTGGCCGGGGTGCTGGCGATCATCTGGGGCCTGAAGGAAACCGCGGTCAACGGGTTCTCCGCCCTGCCCGCGGCGGCGCTGGCGGCCGGCCTGGCCCTGGGCTACGTCTTCGTCCGCCGCCAGAAGACCCTGTCGCACCCGATGATCGACCCGCAACTGTTCCGCAACCGCGACTTCGGCGCCTCCATGACCGTGTCCGTCGCCTGCTCGTTCTGCCTGATCGGGTTCGGCGTGTTCACCACCCAGTACCTGATGGAAGTGCTGCGGATGAGCACGCTGGAGGCCGCGCTGTGGACGATGGCCTCCCCGGTGGTGGTGACCCTGGTGGTGCCGTTCGTGACGATCATCGCCCGCACCGTCCGCCCGGCCTACATCATCGCCGCCGGCTTCCTCGTCGCCGCCGTGGGTTTCGTGGTGATGACGCAGTTGGAGGTGGCCCGCAGCATGGTCACGGTGATGGGCGGGGCGATCGGGATCGGCCTGGGCATCGCGATCGTGCTGACCTGCATCACCGACCTGGTCGTGGCGGCCGCGCCGGCCGAGCGGGCCGGCGCCGCCTCGGCGTTGCTGGAGACCGGTCAGGAGTTGGGCGGGGCGTTGGGGATCGCGATCCTGGGGTCGATCGGGGCGGCGGTGTATGCCGTGACCTTCGACGCCCACACCCCGCACGACGTGCCGGCCGCCGCCGTGCAGGCCTCCCGGCAGACCCTGGCCACCGCCTCGACGGTCGCTCATGGCCTGCCGCGGGCCCAGGCCGACTCGCTGCTGGCGGTGGCCCGTGAGGCGTTCACCAGCTCGCTGCATTACTCGGCGATCGCCGGTGGGGTCGTGGCGGTGGGCGCGGCGGTGTTCACCATCGCGTTGCTGCGGCGGATCAAGCCGACCCCACCCACCCCCAAAGACAACAACAAGACCGAGGAGAAGGAGGACAAGACCGAGGTGTTCGAGGCAGTGACCGCCTGA
- a CDS encoding YciI family protein has product MKYLILAYGSQRDYDAMSGRPTSGGPTWTPEEFEAMGAYMEKLNGDLAESGELVETRGLTAPVHARRVHQRDGEIVVTDGPYAETQEVLAGYWVVDCDSYDRATEIAQRLMHVPGPKDAYGDAVIDIRPIAESRHEMDL; this is encoded by the coding sequence ATGAAGTACCTGATCCTGGCCTACGGCTCGCAGCGTGACTACGACGCGATGTCGGGGCGGCCGACGAGCGGTGGCCCGACGTGGACGCCGGAGGAATTCGAGGCCATGGGCGCCTACATGGAGAAGCTGAACGGGGACCTGGCGGAATCCGGAGAGCTGGTGGAGACCCGAGGGCTGACGGCGCCGGTGCACGCGCGACGGGTGCACCAGCGGGACGGCGAGATCGTGGTGACGGACGGTCCCTACGCGGAGACGCAGGAGGTGCTGGCGGGCTACTGGGTGGTGGACTGCGACAGCTACGACCGGGCCACGGAGATCGCCCAGCGGCTGATGCACGTGCCGGGGCCGAAGGACGCCTACGGGGACGCGGTGATCGACATCCGGCCGATCGCGGAGAGCCGGCACGAGATGGACCTGTGA
- a CDS encoding FAD-dependent monooxygenase — protein MTKNILISGASIAGPALAYWLREHGYTVTVVERSPQPRPGGYKIDVRGRAMEVLTRMGIADEVRQHHTDMRGGSFLDRKGRSVVEMDADTVGFREPTDVEILRGDLARILLAATEGVEYVYGDSITSLTEDAAGVTVTFERSLPRRFDLVVGADGLHSTVRALAFGPEERFLRSLGHYVAIFSVPNMLDLDRWEAIQAEKGRTLNVYSTKQDSQAKAAFLFASPELSYDRRDTARQQQMLAEVFAPHGWIAPQLLAAMPASPDFYFDGMSVVEMERWSTGRVALVGDAAYGPSPASGQGTSLALVGAYVLACELAAADGDHEAAFAAYEERMRHFVTVNQKQASNIKRMVAGSRFTLWLNRTMMRLMPYLPGTAKIMEKVRAEIRDVSNAVELPETRPEIRSELRAEAVRNAS, from the coding sequence ATGACGAAGAACATCCTGATCTCCGGCGCCAGCATCGCCGGCCCGGCCCTCGCCTACTGGCTGCGTGAGCACGGCTACACGGTCACCGTGGTGGAGCGCTCTCCCCAGCCCCGCCCCGGCGGCTACAAGATCGACGTCCGTGGCCGCGCCATGGAGGTGCTGACCCGGATGGGCATCGCCGACGAGGTCCGCCAGCACCACACCGACATGCGCGGCGGCTCGTTCCTCGACCGCAAGGGTAGGTCCGTGGTGGAGATGGACGCCGACACCGTCGGCTTCCGCGAGCCCACCGACGTCGAGATCCTGCGTGGCGACCTGGCCCGCATCCTGCTCGCCGCCACCGAGGGCGTCGAGTACGTCTACGGCGACTCGATCACCTCGCTGACCGAGGACGCCGCCGGCGTGACCGTCACCTTCGAGCGTTCCCTGCCGCGCCGGTTCGACCTGGTGGTCGGCGCCGACGGCCTGCACTCCACGGTCCGCGCCCTCGCCTTCGGGCCGGAGGAGCGCTTCCTCCGTTCGCTCGGCCACTACGTCGCCATCTTCAGCGTGCCGAACATGCTCGACCTGGACCGCTGGGAGGCCATCCAGGCGGAGAAGGGCCGCACCCTCAACGTCTACAGCACCAAGCAGGACTCCCAGGCCAAGGCCGCGTTCCTGTTCGCATCGCCGGAACTGTCCTACGACCGCCGCGACACCGCCCGGCAGCAGCAGATGCTTGCCGAGGTCTTCGCCCCGCACGGCTGGATCGCGCCGCAGCTGCTGGCCGCGATGCCGGCCTCGCCCGACTTCTACTTCGACGGCATGAGCGTCGTGGAGATGGAGCGATGGTCGACCGGTCGGGTCGCGCTGGTCGGCGACGCCGCCTACGGGCCGTCCCCGGCGTCCGGACAGGGCACCAGCCTCGCGCTGGTCGGCGCCTACGTGCTCGCCTGTGAGTTGGCCGCCGCCGACGGTGACCACGAGGCCGCCTTCGCCGCGTACGAGGAACGGATGCGGCACTTCGTGACCGTCAACCAGAAGCAGGCCAGCAACATCAAGCGCATGGTCGCCGGCTCGCGGTTCACGCTGTGGCTGAACCGCACCATGATGCGGCTGATGCCCTACCTCCCGGGCACCGCCAAGATCATGGAGAAGGTTCGCGCCGAGATCCGCGACGTCTCCAACGCTGTCGAGCTGCCGGAAACTCGTCCGGAAATTCGTTCTGAATTGAGGGCCGAAGCTGTCCGCAATGCCTCCTAA
- a CDS encoding roadblock/LC7 domain-containing protein, whose amino-acid sequence MDYDALAAELRKLRESVAGVTDTVIAAVDGIPIISDVADSVDPLNISALAAANLGIARQAAEVTRQGTLNQTVVFSSGGYMAVYAIGRIALLVVLGDSGLNLGRLLYESRPVTERIGSILTP is encoded by the coding sequence GTGGATTACGACGCGTTAGCCGCCGAGCTTCGCAAGCTCAGGGAAAGCGTCGCCGGCGTGACGGACACGGTGATCGCGGCGGTCGACGGAATTCCGATAATCTCGGACGTCGCGGACAGCGTCGATCCACTGAACATATCCGCGCTCGCCGCCGCCAATCTCGGGATCGCGCGGCAGGCGGCCGAGGTGACCCGCCAGGGCACGCTCAACCAGACCGTCGTGTTCAGCAGCGGCGGTTACATGGCCGTTTACGCCATCGGTCGGATCGCGCTGCTGGTGGTGCTCGGTGACAGCGGCCTGAATCTCGGCCGCCTCCTCTACGAGTCGCGTCCCGTGACCGAACGCATCGGCTCGATCCTCACCCCGTAG
- a CDS encoding RNA polymerase sigma factor, whose protein sequence is MTSGFEDLLRELAPQVLAALVRRYGNFDTAEDAVQEALLAAAQQWPAGGVPDNPKAWLITVASRRLTDLLRSESARQRRESTWVVPEHYTPAPTADDSLVLLFLCCHPSLSPPSQIALTLRAVGGLTTAEIARAFLVPEATMTRRISRAKQAVKASGVPFGLPADDRLPVVLHVLYLIFNEGYASTAGPSLHRVELSAEAIRLTRMVHRLRPDDAEVAGLLALMLLTDARRPARTGPNGELVPMAEQDRNLWNAKDIAEGVGLVTAALSRGEPGPYQLQAAIAAVHDESPSYAQTDWPQIVGLYELLLRFSDNPVVALNHAVAVAMVDGPLKGLALLDDRLGDDHRLHSVRAHLLEMSGDHAAARASYREAARRATSLPQQRYLNARADRLTD, encoded by the coding sequence GTGACGAGCGGCTTCGAGGACCTGCTGCGGGAACTGGCGCCGCAGGTCCTCGCCGCCCTGGTCCGCCGCTACGGCAACTTCGACACGGCCGAGGACGCGGTACAGGAGGCGCTGCTCGCGGCGGCGCAGCAGTGGCCGGCCGGGGGCGTGCCGGACAACCCCAAGGCGTGGTTGATCACGGTGGCGTCGCGCCGGCTCACCGACCTTCTGCGCAGCGAAAGTGCCCGCCAGCGCCGGGAAAGCACGTGGGTCGTGCCGGAGCACTACACGCCGGCGCCGACGGCTGACGACTCGCTGGTGCTGCTTTTCCTGTGCTGCCACCCGAGTCTGTCGCCGCCGTCGCAGATCGCCCTGACGCTACGGGCGGTCGGCGGCCTGACCACGGCGGAGATCGCACGGGCGTTTCTCGTGCCCGAGGCCACGATGACGCGGCGGATCAGCCGGGCCAAGCAAGCCGTGAAGGCCAGCGGCGTGCCGTTCGGGTTGCCGGCCGACGACCGGCTGCCGGTCGTCCTGCACGTGCTGTATCTGATCTTCAACGAGGGGTACGCCAGCACGGCGGGCCCGTCGCTGCACCGGGTCGAGCTGTCGGCGGAGGCGATCCGGCTGACCCGCATGGTGCACCGGCTACGGCCCGACGACGCCGAAGTCGCCGGGCTGCTGGCGTTGATGCTGCTCACCGACGCCCGCCGACCGGCTCGTACGGGCCCGAACGGCGAGCTGGTGCCGATGGCCGAACAGGACCGGAACCTGTGGAATGCCAAGGACATCGCCGAAGGCGTCGGGCTCGTCACGGCGGCGTTGTCACGAGGCGAGCCCGGCCCGTACCAGCTGCAGGCGGCTATCGCGGCTGTGCATGACGAGTCGCCGAGCTATGCGCAAACCGATTGGCCGCAGATCGTCGGCCTGTACGAACTACTGCTGCGTTTCTCCGACAATCCCGTGGTGGCGCTGAACCACGCGGTCGCCGTCGCGATGGTCGACGGTCCGCTCAAGGGCCTGGCGCTACTGGATGATCGGCTCGGCGACGACCACCGCCTGCACTCCGTGCGGGCACATCTGCTGGAGATGTCCGGTGATCACGCGGCGGCGCGGGCGTCCTACCGCGAGGCGGCCCGACGGGCGACGAGCCTGCCCCAGCAGCGCTATCTCAACGCCCGCGCCGACCGGCTCACGGACTGA
- a CDS encoding pyridoxamine 5'-phosphate oxidase family protein, which yields MGGFHSGELAVQERAGVRQLAQRLSPMLAPPDLSGGAGRFLAGRDLAVITARGQDGRLWTSPLVARPGFLTGYNASLHVNAVPHEGDPLHDLPAGQQVGMVAIDFAARRRMRVNGHLTRVDGGLHIEVEQAFGNCPQHINPAHRFPAGPPRSITDRSALIARADTFFLGTIHPFRGADASHRGGPAGFVHLDGDDLWWDDVPGNNMFNSLGNIAANDEAALLFLDFETGARLHLSGRARIEWTGTDRRVRFTTEARA from the coding sequence ATGGGCGGCTTCCACAGCGGTGAGCTGGCCGTGCAGGAGCGGGCCGGCGTGCGGCAGCTGGCGCAGCGGCTGAGCCCGATGCTGGCGCCGCCCGACCTGTCCGGCGGCGCGGGGCGCTTCCTCGCCGGGCGGGACCTGGCCGTGATCACGGCCCGTGGGCAGGACGGCCGGTTGTGGACGTCACCGTTGGTGGCCAGGCCCGGGTTCCTGACCGGCTACAACGCGTCGCTGCACGTGAACGCCGTGCCGCACGAGGGAGATCCGCTGCACGATCTGCCGGCGGGACAGCAGGTCGGCATGGTGGCCATCGACTTCGCCGCCCGTCGGCGGATGCGCGTCAACGGCCACCTGACCCGGGTCGACGGCGGCCTGCACATCGAGGTGGAGCAGGCCTTCGGCAACTGCCCGCAGCACATCAACCCGGCGCACCGCTTCCCCGCCGGGCCGCCGCGGTCGATCACCGACCGGTCGGCGCTGATCGCGCGGGCGGACACGTTCTTCCTCGGTACCATCCACCCGTTCCGTGGCGCGGACGCGTCGCATCGGGGCGGGCCGGCCGGCTTCGTCCACCTCGACGGCGACGACCTGTGGTGGGACGACGTGCCCGGCAACAACATGTTCAACAGCCTCGGCAACATCGCCGCGAACGACGAGGCGGCGCTGCTGTTCCTCGACTTCGAGACCGGTGCCCGGCTGCACCTTTCCGGCCGCGCCCGCATCGAGTGGACGGGCACGGACCGCCGCGTCCGCTTCACCACCGAGGCCCGGGCATAG
- a CDS encoding DinB family protein — MTTTEQTLTGEHTELLEALDKHRHFLRYTVQGLTDEQAALTPTASQLCLGGLIKHVTRAESGWYDFAVAGPEAHSGQDIEGHIASFRMEPGETLAGLLAAYEEAARRTDELVASGVDLDKSWPLPEAPWFKPGASWSIRRVLMHVIAETAQHAGHADIIRETIDGQKSMG, encoded by the coding sequence ATGACCACCACCGAGCAGACGCTGACCGGCGAGCACACCGAGCTGCTGGAGGCGCTGGACAAGCACCGGCACTTCCTGCGCTACACCGTGCAGGGCCTCACCGACGAGCAGGCCGCGCTCACGCCGACCGCCAGCCAGCTCTGCCTCGGTGGCCTGATCAAGCACGTGACCCGGGCCGAGAGCGGGTGGTACGACTTCGCGGTCGCCGGTCCGGAGGCCCACTCCGGCCAGGACATCGAGGGGCACATCGCCAGCTTCCGGATGGAGCCGGGCGAGACCCTGGCCGGCCTGCTGGCCGCGTACGAGGAGGCGGCCCGGCGCACCGACGAGCTGGTGGCCTCCGGCGTCGACCTCGACAAGAGCTGGCCGCTGCCCGAGGCGCCGTGGTTCAAGCCGGGCGCCAGCTGGTCCATCCGCCGCGTGCTGATGCACGTCATCGCCGAGACCGCCCAGCACGCCGGCCACGCCGACATCATCCGCGAGACCATCGACGGCCAGAAGTCCATGGGGTGA